One segment of Candidatus Limnocylindrales bacterium DNA contains the following:
- a CDS encoding alpha/beta fold hydrolase, with protein sequence MERDIFFPCGDLRLQGRLSLPEQPAGGVVICHPHPLYGGSMDNNVVIALAEHLRAAGQATLRFNFRGVGRSGGIHAGGRGETADAAAALAFLASEIGVSDVALAGYSFGAAVALASASHDLVSCVVAVAPPLAMMGELPAPSLAKPVLLLAGDRDPYCRLGDFEQLSRALPALSQTVVVSGADHFLIGHEEEVGRAAATFVCPPQAGS encoded by the coding sequence ATGGAGCGCGACATCTTCTTCCCATGCGGCGACCTGCGGCTGCAGGGCCGCCTGTCCCTGCCCGAGCAGCCGGCCGGCGGCGTGGTCATCTGCCATCCGCATCCGCTCTACGGCGGCTCGATGGACAACAACGTCGTCATCGCGCTGGCCGAGCATCTTCGCGCGGCCGGCCAGGCCACGCTGCGCTTCAATTTCCGGGGCGTGGGCCGAAGCGGCGGCATTCATGCCGGCGGCCGCGGCGAGACCGCCGATGCTGCCGCGGCCCTGGCGTTCCTCGCCTCCGAGATCGGCGTCTCCGACGTCGCCCTGGCCGGCTATTCCTTCGGCGCGGCGGTCGCGCTCGCCTCGGCGTCCCACGACCTGGTCTCCTGCGTCGTGGCCGTTGCCCCGCCCCTTGCCATGATGGGCGAGTTGCCCGCGCCCTCTCTGGCAAAGCCGGTCCTGCTGCTGGCCGGTGACCGCGACCCCTACTGCCGCCTCGGCGACTTCGAGCAGCTCAGCCGCGCGCTGCCGGCCCTGTCGCAGACCGTCGTCGTAAGCGGCGCCGATCACTTCCTCATCGGGCACGAGGAGGAGGTCGGGCGCGCCGCGGCAACATTCGTCTGTCCGCCGCAGGCCGGGTCGTAG